The genomic DNA CAAAATGGAACAACAATTATAGAAATAAATACAAAACCATCTCTTTATACAAAAAAAATAACAGATTTGTTTATTCAAGGTAGGTCAACAAAAATAATCAAACTAATAGATGACAAAATTAAATCCTTCTTAACAAAATAATAAAAAACCAACTTTAGATATAGTATACCTTTGCCAGACTATGCTAAAAAACTACTTTATCAGATTTAAATCTAAATGGAATATCGATTCCAATTGGAAATTATTTAAAATAATGACCGTATTTGCATTGGCAGGACAAAGTATATTATTTACCATGCCATTAGTAAAAGACTTTTTCGGCGTTCCCAATGAACTATTCGTATTATGGAAAATACTATTTTTTGTATTCGTATCCTTTCCTATATACCAAATTCTTCTTCTTTTCTGGGCTTT from Lentimicrobium sp. L6 includes the following:
- a CDS encoding DUF6787 family protein — its product is MLKNYFIRFKSKWNIDSNWKLFKIMTVFALAGQSILFTMPLVKDFFGVPNELFVLWKILFFVFVSFPIYQILLLFWALLLGELQFFITFIATTFRKTAKLFKMTIKK